The Pseudomonas sp. FP2309 genomic sequence CTTAGCGCGTGCCGCCGCTCTGCTTGAGAAAATTAGCGAACAGCTCGTAGCCCTGCTCGGTGAGGATTGACTCCGGGTGAAATTGCACCCCTTCGATATTCAGTGTCTTGTGACGCAGGCCCATGATTTCGTCGACCGAGCCATCTTCCAGCTGGGTCCACGCGGTCAGTTCCAGGCAGTCCGGCAGGGTTTCGCGCTTGACCACAAGCGAGTGGTAGCGCGTCACCGTCACCGGGTTATTCAGTGCCTGAAACACACCCAGGTCTTTATGGAACACCGGGCTGGTCTTGCCGTGCATCACCTGACGCGCGCGCACCACGTCGCCGCCAAACGCCTGGCCGATGGACTGGTGGCCCAGGCAAACGCCCAGGATCGGCAGCTTGCCAGCGAAATACCGGATGGCTTCAAGGGAAATACCGGCCTCGGTCGGCGTGCACGGGCCCGGCGAGACCACGATGCGCTCGGGGTTCAGCGCAGCGATTTCGGCCACGCTCAGTTCGTCGTTGCGCACCACCTTGACCTCGGCACCCAGTTCGCCCAGGTACTGCACAACGTTGTAGGTAAAGGAGTCGTAGTTATCGATCATCAGCAACATGGGGGAAACCTCAGGAATTGGGGGTCTGTTCAGCCAGCGCAACGGCGCGGAACATCGCGCGGCGCTTGTTCAGGGTTTCTTCCCATTCGAGGGCCGGCACCGAGTCGGCGACAATCCCGCCACCGGCCTGCACGTGCAGCTCCCCGTCCTTGATCACGGCCGTGCGGATCGCAATGGCGGTGTCCATGTTGCCGTTCCAGGCGAAATACCCCACGGCGCCGCCGTAGACGCCGCGCTTGACCGGTTCCAGCTCGTCGATGATTTCCATCGCACGGATCTTCGGCGCACCCGACAAGGTGCCGGCCGGCAGAATCGCGCGCAACGCGTCCATCGCGGTCAACCCGGCTTTCAGTTCGCCGGTGACGTTGGACACGATGTGCATCACGTTGGAATAACGCTCGATGACCATCTTTTCGGTCAATTTCACCGAGCCGATTTCCGAGACGCGGCCGGTGTCGTTGCGGCCCAGGTCGATCAGCATCAAGTGCTCGGCGATTTCCTTGTCGTCGCTGAGCAGGTCTTCTTCCAGCGCCAGGTCGGCCTCTTCGGTCGCGCCACGTGGGCGGGTGCCGGCGATCGGGCGCACGGTGATCAGGTTGTCTTCGACGCGCACCAGCACTTCCGGCGAACTGCCCACCACGTGAAAGTCACCAAAGTTGAAGAAGTACATGTACGGCGTCGGGTTGAAGCAGCGCAGCGCCCGGTACAGATCGATAGGCGCGGCCTTGAAGTCGATGGACATCCGTTGCGATGGCACCACCTGCATGCAGTCGCCGGCGAGGATGTATTCCTTGATGGTGTCCACGGCGCGCTCGTAGTCAGCCTGGGTAAAGCTTGAACGAAAGATCGGGTCGGCCGCCGGTGGACGGCTGAGGTCCAGGCCACGACGCGGGGTGATCGGCTGACGCAGTTTTTCCAGCAGCGCTTCAAGGCTCGCCTGGCCTTGCTCGAAGGCATCCGCCCGGGCCGGGTCGGCCAGCACAATCGCGTGCATTTTGCCGGCAAGGTTATCGAACACCACCACCGCATCGGAGACCATCAGCAGAATGTCCGGCACCCCCAGCGGGTCCGGGTTCGGGCATTTGCCCAGGCGCTTTTCCACATAACGCACGCAGTCGTAGCCGAAATAACCCACCAGGCCGCCATTGAAGCGTGGCAGACCGGGGATGGTCGGTACGTTGTAGCGCGCCTTGAAGGTTTCGACAAAGGCCAGCGGGTCTTCAACCTCGTGGCTTTCGATCTCGATGCCGTCATGGGTGATGCTCACATGATGGTCATGCACCCGCATCACAGTGCGGCATGGCAGGCCGATGATCGAATAACGCCCCCACTTCTCGCCGCCCTGCACCGACTCCAACAGATAGGAGTTAGGCTCGTCGGCCAGTTTGAGGTAGATCGACAGCGGTGTGTCGAAGTCGGCCAGGGTTTCGCAGGCCAGGGGAATACGGTTATAGCCGGCAGCGGCCAAACGCAGGAATTCTTCGCGGATCATGAGGTGCCTCGTGGTGTGAGGGTCTAACAGTCAGGTAGGCAAACGTGCCGCGGAGCGCGGCCGGGATCAGTCAGGCGCGCCAACGCCAGCGGGCCAGGGCCTTGATGACTTTCATCCAGAGTTTGCGAGTGACCACCACGATGGGATTTCCAGAAGGGGACGGATCGGTATCGGGCAACGTTATCTCAGCGCCCGCTCCCAAGCAACCGGGGATTAGCAGTCGCAGGTCATCAATCACCAGTGCCGGCGACTCTTCGGCAATCGGCCGACCGTGGTTGTAGCCATAGCTCAAGGCTACGCACTGCACGCCCGCGGCTTTGGCCGCCTGCACATCGCTGCGTGAATCGCCGACGAACAACGACTGAGACGCCGGGATATTGGCCATTTTCATCACAAAAAACAGCGCCGCCGGATCAGGTTTCTTCTGCGGCAGGGTATCGCCACCGATGATCCAGCGAAAATACCGGCCGATTTTCATCTGATCCAACAGCGGCGCGACGAAACGCTCCGGCTTGTTGGTGATCAGGGCCATTTCCACGCCCTGTTTGCTCAGCCACTTGAGCGTGTCGCGTACGCCGGGGTAAACCACGGTCAGTTCGTGGCCGCCTTCGTACGCGGCGTTGAACAACTCAAGGGCGTGCTCGGCCTCACGCTCATCGACCCCGTCAGCATCGATATGGTTGGCCAGGGCCCGGCGCACCAGCATCTGGGCGCCATTGCCGACCCAGTCGCGTACCGACTCGAGCCCCGCAGGCTTGCGCCCCAGTTTGAGCAGCATCTCATCCACCGCTGCCGCCAGGTCAGGCACCGAGTCGATCAACGTACCGTCCAGATCGAACATCACCAGCCGTGGCAGTTTGCCGGGGAACAACTGCTCAAAGCCGCTCATGGACGCGCCAGGGCCAGTTCGGCACGCATCTTGTCGATGACCTCCTGATAGTTCGGTGCATTGAAGATCGCCGAACCGGCGACGAACGTGTCGGCGCCGGCAGCGGCGATTTCACGGATATTGTTGACGTTGACCCCACCGTCGATTTCCAGGCGGATATCACGACCCGATGCATCAATCAACGCGCGGGCTTCTCGTAGTTTATCGAGGGTACCGGGAATGAATTTCTGCCCGCCGAAGCCTGGGTTGACGCTCATCAGCAGCACCATGTCGACCTTGTCCATCACGTACTTGAGCACGTCCAGCGGGGTGGCCGGGTTGAACACCAGGCCCGCCTTGCAGCCGCCTTCGCGGATCAATTGCAGGGTGCGGTCGACGTGCAGCGAGGCTTCCGGGTGGAAGGTGATGTAGGTGGCGCCGGCGTCGATGAAATCACCGATGATGCGGTCCACCGGGCTGACCATCAAATGCGCATCGATGGGCGCGGTGACGCCATATTTGCGCAGCGCCGCGCAGACCATCGGACCGATGGTCAGGTTGGGCACGTAGTGGTTGTCCATGACATCGAAGTGCACGAAGTCGGCACCGGCGGCCAACACGTTATCCACTTCCTCACCCAGACGGGCGAAATCGGCGGAGAGAATCGATGGGGCAATAACGAAGGGCTGCATGACGCACCTTTTCTGAGCTAAATCACGATGGCGCGCATTGTATACCTCATGCTTTGCCCTGCGCACCGTGACCTGTCTCAATGGCTAGTAAGCGGCCCGGTAGATTTTTTCGATATCCGCCACGCTGAGCTTGCGCGGGTTGTTGCGCATCAGCCGTTCGATCCCCGCAGCTTCGGCAGCCATGGCCGGGATCGCGTCTTCGGCAATCCCGAAACTGCGCAATCCTGCCGGGATCTCTACTGCGGCACACAGTCGCGTCATGGCCTCGACGGCCTGGTCCGCCGCCTCATTGACACTCAGCCCGGCAACGTTGACGCCCATGGCCTGGGCGATGTCCTGCATGCGTTCCACACAGGCCAGCTTGTTCCAGTGCATCACATAGGGCAGCAACAACGCGTTGCTGACGCCATGGGCGATATTGAAACGCCCGCCCAACGGATAGGCCAAGGCATGTACCGCGCCCACCCCGGCGTTGCCGAAGGCCATGCCGGCCATCAGGCTGGCGGTGGCCATATCGTCGCGGGCCTGCAGGTTGGCCGGGTTGGCGTAAGCCTTGGGAAGCGCCTTGGCAATGAGCTTGATCGCGCCAATGGCCAAGGCATCGGTGATCGGCGAAGCATTCAGCGACAGGTAGGCTTCAATCGCATGCACCAGCGCATCCACGCCACTGGCGGCGGTGACGCTGCGCGGGCAGGTGAGGGTCATTTGCGGGCTGATCAGCGCCACGTCCGGCAGCAGGTAGTCACTGACGATACCCTTTTTCAACTGCGCAACCTTGTCCGAGAGGATCGCCACATTGGTCACCTCCGAGCCGGTGCCGGCCGTGGTGGGAATGGCGATCAGCGGCGGGCCTTTGCGCGGCACCTGGTCGACACCGAACAAGTCCGCCAGCGCGCCGTGGTACCCGGCATAGGCGGCCACGCTCTTGGCGATGTCGATGGCACTGCCGCCGCCCAGACCGATCAGGCCGTCGTGCCCGCCGTCGCGGTAGGCCTGCATGCAGTCTTCGACGATGGCGATTTCCGGGTCGGGCAGCACGCGGTCGAAGATTTCGTAACTGCGCTCGCCCAGGTGCTCAAGCGCCAGCGCCACGGTGCCGGATTTGACCAGCACCGCGTCAGTGACAATCAGCGGGTTATCTACGTCCAGTCGGGTGAGTTCGGCGGCCAGTTGCTCGATGGCGCCAGCGCCGGTCAACAGCTTGTGGGCGATCTTGAATGAGGAAGTACTCATGTGCGCGGCCTCTTATTCTGAAATGGGCTGGCACAAGAGTAGCTTGGTATTTGAGGTTGCCTAGCATTCAGAAGCTGAATGGTCTTGCTGGCCCACCACACAACCACTGTGGAAGGGGCTTAGCCCTCCCACATTTTGATCGCTTCCAGGTTTTAGACCTGGGCCGTACGCAGTTTTTCGCTACGTCCACGCAGCCATTCCAGGGTCAGCAACAGCAACACCGAGAAGGCAATCAGCAAGGTCGCGGCTGCCGCGATCGTCGGGCTGAGGTTTTCGCGGATACCGCTGAACATCTGCCGTGGCAGGGTTGCTTGCTCGGGGCCGGCGAGGAACAGCGTCACCACCACCTCATCGAACGAGGTGGCAAAGGCGAACAGCGCCCCGGAAATCACCCCGGGCGCAATCAGCGGCAACGTCACTCGACGAAACGCGGTCAATGGCGAAGCCCCCAGACTGGCCGCGGCTCGCACCAGGTTATGGTTGAACCCTTGCAACGTCGCCGACACGGTGATGATCACGAAGGGCACGCCGAGCACGGCATGCACCACAATCAGCGAGAAGAAGCTGTTACCCAGGCCCAGCGGCGCAAAGAACAGATAACTG encodes the following:
- a CDS encoding aminodeoxychorismate/anthranilate synthase component II → MLLMIDNYDSFTYNVVQYLGELGAEVKVVRNDELSVAEIAALNPERIVVSPGPCTPTEAGISLEAIRYFAGKLPILGVCLGHQSIGQAFGGDVVRARQVMHGKTSPVFHKDLGVFQALNNPVTVTRYHSLVVKRETLPDCLELTAWTQLEDGSVDEIMGLRHKTLNIEGVQFHPESILTEQGYELFANFLKQSGGTR
- the trpE gene encoding anthranilate synthase component I, which codes for MIREEFLRLAAAGYNRIPLACETLADFDTPLSIYLKLADEPNSYLLESVQGGEKWGRYSIIGLPCRTVMRVHDHHVSITHDGIEIESHEVEDPLAFVETFKARYNVPTIPGLPRFNGGLVGYFGYDCVRYVEKRLGKCPNPDPLGVPDILLMVSDAVVVFDNLAGKMHAIVLADPARADAFEQGQASLEALLEKLRQPITPRRGLDLSRPPAADPIFRSSFTQADYERAVDTIKEYILAGDCMQVVPSQRMSIDFKAAPIDLYRALRCFNPTPYMYFFNFGDFHVVGSSPEVLVRVEDNLITVRPIAGTRPRGATEEADLALEEDLLSDDKEIAEHLMLIDLGRNDTGRVSEIGSVKLTEKMVIERYSNVMHIVSNVTGELKAGLTAMDALRAILPAGTLSGAPKIRAMEIIDELEPVKRGVYGGAVGYFAWNGNMDTAIAIRTAVIKDGELHVQAGGGIVADSVPALEWEETLNKRRAMFRAVALAEQTPNS
- a CDS encoding iron-containing alcohol dehydrogenase yields the protein MSTSSFKIAHKLLTGAGAIEQLAAELTRLDVDNPLIVTDAVLVKSGTVALALEHLGERSYEIFDRVLPDPEIAIVEDCMQAYRDGGHDGLIGLGGGSAIDIAKSVAAYAGYHGALADLFGVDQVPRKGPPLIAIPTTAGTGSEVTNVAILSDKVAQLKKGIVSDYLLPDVALISPQMTLTCPRSVTAASGVDALVHAIEAYLSLNASPITDALAIGAIKLIAKALPKAYANPANLQARDDMATASLMAGMAFGNAGVGAVHALAYPLGGRFNIAHGVSNALLLPYVMHWNKLACVERMQDIAQAMGVNVAGLSVNEAADQAVEAMTRLCAAVEIPAGLRSFGIAEDAIPAMAAEAAGIERLMRNNPRKLSVADIEKIYRAAY
- a CDS encoding ABC transporter permease — its product is MLSPYMSPVERVWFYSLRILCGLILLFLILPVLVIIPLSFNSGSFLVYPLQGFSLHWYQDFFASAEWMRALKNSIIVAPAATVLAMVFGTLAAIGLTRGNFPGKALVMALVISPMVVPVVIIGVASYLFFAPLGLGNSFFSLIVVHAVLGVPFVIITVSATLQGFNHNLVRAAASLGASPLTAFRRVTLPLIAPGVISGALFAFATSFDEVVVTLFLAGPEQATLPRQMFSGIRENLSPTIAAAATLLIAFSVLLLLTLEWLRGRSEKLRTAQV
- a CDS encoding phosphoglycolate phosphatase, which gives rise to MSGFEQLFPGKLPRLVMFDLDGTLIDSVPDLAAAVDEMLLKLGRKPAGLESVRDWVGNGAQMLVRRALANHIDADGVDEREAEHALELFNAAYEGGHELTVVYPGVRDTLKWLSKQGVEMALITNKPERFVAPLLDQMKIGRYFRWIIGGDTLPQKKPDPAALFFVMKMANIPASQSLFVGDSRSDVQAAKAAGVQCVALSYGYNHGRPIAEESPALVIDDLRLLIPGCLGAGAEITLPDTDPSPSGNPIVVVTRKLWMKVIKALARWRWRA
- the rpe gene encoding ribulose-phosphate 3-epimerase, which gives rise to MQPFVIAPSILSADFARLGEEVDNVLAAGADFVHFDVMDNHYVPNLTIGPMVCAALRKYGVTAPIDAHLMVSPVDRIIGDFIDAGATYITFHPEASLHVDRTLQLIREGGCKAGLVFNPATPLDVLKYVMDKVDMVLLMSVNPGFGGQKFIPGTLDKLREARALIDASGRDIRLEIDGGVNVNNIREIAAAGADTFVAGSAIFNAPNYQEVIDKMRAELALARP